In one window of Solanum pennellii chromosome 2, SPENNV200 DNA:
- the LOC107011704 gene encoding uncharacterized protein ycf23-like, with translation MSISLYTPVSPKNQLQVFLKPNQNPLLLGDSVLPKRVSFARRKCTTRALLSHSKDAVLKEFHEKKALKIIAGLQNLDKENVASVVTAADKGGATHVDIACDPELVKLAISLTSLPVCVSSVDPSAFPAAVEAGALMVEIGNYDSFYEKGLVFSPEQILNLTKETKKLLPSVIISVTVPHTLSLPDQVMLAEQLELEGVDIIQTEGGKCSTPSKAGVLGLIEKATPTLGAAYSISRAVNIPVMCSSGLSAVTAPMAIVAGAAGVGVGSAINKLNDQVAMIAEVKSIAHSLGLSTKKQNLFEGSNLIL, from the exons atgagCATCTCATTGTATACACCAGTTTCTCCCAAAAACCAATTACAAGTATTTCTGAAACCAAATCAGAATCCCCTTCTACTAGGTGATTCTGTTCTTCCAAAACGTGTTTCATTTGCTAGAAGAAAATGTACCACAAGGGCTCTGCTTTCACATTCCAAAGATGCTGTTTTGAAAGAGTTTCATGAGAAAAAAGCACTAAAG ATTATCGCAGGATTGCAGAATCTGGACAAAGAGAATGTGGCTTCTGTTGTTACTGCTGCAGATAAG GGAGGAGCAACACATGTAGATATAGCTTGTGACCCTGAGCTGGTGAAGCTTGCTATAAGCCTGACTTCCCTTCCG GTTTGTGTTTCTTCTGTGGATCCTTCAGCATTTCCAGCTGCTGTGGAAGCAGGAGCCTTAATG GTTGAGATCGGAAACTATGACTCGTTCTATGAGAAGGGATTGGTGTTCTCTCCTGAGCAG ATTCTGAACCTAACGAAGGAGACAAAGAAGTTACTTCCATCAGTGATAATATCAGTCACTGTGCCTCACACGCTAAGCCTACCTGATCAG GTCATGCTGGCCGAGCAATTAGAACTGGAAGGTGTTGACATCATCCAAACAGAAGGAGGAAAATGCTCTACTCCATCAAAGGCTGGTGTTCTTGGATTAATCGAGAAG GCAACACCAACACTAGGAGCTGCTTATTCGATTTCAAGGGCTGTCAATATCCCCGTCATGTGTTCATCTGGATTGAGTGCAGTCACAGCACCGATGGCAATCGTAGCTGGAGCTGCTGGCGTG GGTGTTGGCTCAGCCATCAACAAGCTCAACGATCAGGTGGCAATGATCGCGGAAGTCAAATCCATAGCTCATTCATTAGGATTGTCAACCAAGAAGCAGAATTTATTTGAAGGGAGTAATTTGATACTGTAA
- the LOC107011406 gene encoding 3-oxoacyl-[acyl-carrier-protein] synthase I, chloroplastic, with product MEAIQSLSFRPSPLDPLRKNIPQFTNVRSLGAKRVPLTITASASTVSAPKREKDPKKRVVITGTGLVSVFGNDVDTYYDRLLAGESGISLIDRFDASKFPTRFGGQIRGFKSEGYIDGKNDRRLDDCLRYAIVAGKKALENADLGGDRLEKIDKERAGVLVGTGMGGLTVFSDGVQNLIEKGHRKITPFFIPYAITNMGSALLGIDLGFMGPNYSISTACATSNYCFYAAANHIRRGEADLMLAGGTEAAMIPIGLGGFVACRALSQRNDDPQTASRPWDKERDGFVMGEGAGILVMESLEHAMKRGAPIIAEYLGGAVNCDAYHMTDPRADGLGVSSCILSSLEDAGVSPEEVNYINAHATSTIVGDLAEINAVKKVFKTTTGIKMNATKSMIGHCLGAAGGLEAIATIKAITTGWVHPSINQFNPEPSVEFDTVPNKKQQHEVNVAISNSFGFGGHNSVVAFSAFKP from the exons ATGGAAGCAATCCAATCTCTATCATTTCGTCCATCTCCACTCGATCCTCTTCGAAAAAACATCCCCCAGTTCAccaatgtgaggtcattgggtgCTAAAAGAGTGCCTTTAACTATAACAGCTTCTGCATCTACTGTTTCTGCTCCCAAAAGAGAGAAAGACCCAAAGAAAAGGGTTGTTATAACTGGGACGGGTCTTGTTTCTGTGTTTGGGAATGATGTCGATACTTACTATGACAGACTTTTGGCTGGTGAAAGTGGGATTTCGCTTATTGATCGTTTTGATGCTTCTAAGTTTCCTACGAGATTTGGGGGACAAATTCGTGGGTTTAAATCTGAAGGGTATATTGATGGGAAGAATGATAGGAGGCTTGATGATTGTTTAAGGTATGCCATTGTTGCTGGCAAGAAAGCTTTGGAAAATGCAGATCTTGGTGGTGATAGATTAGAAAAG ATTGATAAGGAGAGAGCAGGTGTTCTTGTAGGAACAGGAATGGGTGGTCTTACAGTTTTCTCAGATGGTGTCCAAAACCTAATTGAAAAGGGTCACAGGAAAATTACTCCATTTTTTATACCATATGCCATAACAAACATGGGTTCTGCTTTGCTTGGTATTGATCTTGGTTTTATGGGACCAAACTACTCAATCTCAACTGCTTGTGCTACCTCCAATTACTGTTTTTATGCTGCCGCAAATCACATCCGTAGAGGTGAAGCGGATTTGATGCTTGCTGGTGGAACTGAAGCTGCCATGATACCTATTGGTTTAGGAGGTTTTGTGGCATGCAGAGCTTTGTCTCAAAGAAATGATGATCCACAAACTGCTTCCAGGCCGTGGGACAAAGAAAGAGATGGATTTGTTATGGGAGAGGGGGCTGGAATCTTG GTGATGGAAAGTTTGGAGCATGCAATGAAACGAGGAGCGCCAATAATTGCAGAGTATTTGGGTGGTGCAGTTAATTGTGATGCTTATCACATGACTGATCCCCGAGCTGATGGTCTTGGAGTTTCTTCATGTATTCTTAGCAGCCTTGAAGATGCTGGAGTGTCACCAGAAGAG GTTAACTACATTAATGCTCATGCAACTTCTACCATTGTTGGTGATCTAGCCGAAATAAATGCTGTTAAGAAGGTTTTCAAGACCACGACAGGAATCAAAATGAATGCAACCAAG TCTATGATAGGGCATTGCCTCGGTGCTGCTGGTGGTCTGGAAGCTATTGCAACAATTAAAGCTATTACAACCGGCTGGGTGCATCCTTCAATTAACCAATTC AATCCTGAGCCTTCAGTGGAGTTTGATACTGTTCCAAACAAAAAACAGCAGCATGAAGTGAATGTTG CTATCTCCAATTCCTTTGGTTTTGGTGGTCACAACTCTGTCGTTGCCTTTTCTGCATTCAAGCCTTAA
- the LOC107008911 gene encoding uncharacterized protein At2g34460, chloroplastic-like, whose product MATATGLFFLTTSAFSITSKRPSVSLFVNKVHSFRLRAANIEESEIEGKEEVGISEKKKIFVAGATGNTGKRIVEQLLAKGFAVKAGVLDVDKAKSTLPGQNPDLQIVKADVTEGSARLADVIGNDSDAVICATGFRRSLDFLAPWKVDNFGTVNLVEACRTLGVKRFLLVSSILVNGAAMGQLFNPAYVFLNVLGLTLIAKLQAEQYIRRSGINYTIIRPGGLKNDPPQGNIVMEQEDTLYEGSISRDQVAEVAVEALLHPESHYKVVEIVARTDAPKRSFKELFGSIKQQ is encoded by the exons ATGGCTACTGCCACTGGTCTCTTCTTCCTTACAACGTCGGCCTTTTCTATCACCTCTAAACGGCCCTCTGTTTCTCTTTTTGTCAATAAAGTTCACTCTTTTCGGCTCAGAGCAGCAAAT ATAGAAGAAAGTGAAATTGAAGGAAAAGAGGAAGTGGGTATCagtgaaaagaagaaaatatttgttgCTGGTGCGACTGGGAACACTGGGAAGAGGATTGTTGAGCAGCTTCTGGCAAAGGGTTTTGCTGTTAAGGCTGGGGTTCTTGATGTTGATAAGGCTAAATCTACCTTACCGGGTCAGAACCCTGATCTTCAAATT GTGAAAGCGGATGTCACAGAGGGATCAGCAAGACTAGCTGATGTCATTGGGAATGATTCAGATGCAGTAATATGTGCTACAGGATTTCGGCGTTCACTGGATTTTTTGGCTCCATGGAAG GTTGATAACTTTGGCACAGTAAACCTTGTTGAAGCATGCCGAACACTTGGTGTTAAAAGATTCCTCCTTGTTAGTTCCATTCTGGTCAATGGAGCTGCAATGGGACAGTTGTTCAATCCAGCATATGTATTTCTCAATGTTCTTGGACTGACATTGATAGCAAAGCTTCAAGCAGAGCAATATATTCGAAGATCTGGCATCAATTACACAATAATAAGGCCTGGTGGGCTAAAAAACGATCCACCTCAAGGAAACATCGTAATGGAACAAGAG GATACCCTTTACGAAGGCTCGATATCTAGAGATCAGGTAGCTGAAGTAGCAGTTGAGGCACTACTTCATCCAGAATCTCATTACAAAGTCGTGGAGATAGTAGCTCGTACTGATGCCCCTAAACGTTCATTCAAGGAATTATTTGGTTCTATAAAACAGCAGTAG
- the LOC107011445 gene encoding DNA replication licensing factor MCM3 homolog 2 isoform X2, translating to MDLSDEVRATHKRTFLKFFEQTELDTELKKEFESMINNNRRRVIMDLADFYNDREGSDLARRLLQNPSEYMQPLVDALTDMIRTHNPKYLKEGEQVLVGFTGPFVSRRVTPRELLSRFIGSMVCVEGIVTKCSLVRPKVVKSVHFCPTTEKFTAREYRDITSNVGLPTGSVYPTRDDNGNLLVTEYGLCTYKDHQTLSMQEVPENSAPGQLPRTVDIVVEDDLVDSCKPGDRVAVVGVYKALPSKSQGSMNGVFRTILIGNNVSLLNKSANAPNYTEKVLKDIKNISVKDDAFDLLANSLAPSIYGHLWIKKAVVLLMLGGIEKNLKNGTHLRGDINMMMVGDPSVAKSQLLRAIMNIAPLAISTTGRGSSGVGLTAAVTSDQETGERRLEAGAMVLADRGVVCIDEFDKMNDQDRVAIHEVMEQQTVTIAKAGIHASLNARCSVVAAANPIYGSYDRSLTPTKNIGLPDSLLSRFDLLFIVLDQMDPGVDRQISEHVLRMHRYRSPIDGGSSTLDNDSRYEEQNDKDEMPVYVKYNRMLHGRNSTRSKKDTLTIQFLKTYIHYAKNRIHPELTDEASDNIATAYAELRSASSNAKTGGGTLPITARTLETIIRLSTAHAKLKLRRQVLKSDVEAALQVLHFAIYHQELTEMEEREQERAKELGKKRSTDHDGGNNASARKRRAEHDAGDESADHEAGGVGEAMETDDTPAAEISTSPERLQAFSAALGRHRNLQHVEQIPVADVENVVNNGATVPYSKAEIEKLLKMMEEKGQLWVHSDTNVVYFM from the exons ATGGATCTAAGCGACGAGGTTAGGGCTACGCATAAGCGAACTTTCCTCAAGTTCTTCGAACAAACT GAACTGGACACGGAGCTGAAGAAGGAATTTGAATCTATGATCAACAACAATAGGCGTCGTGTCATTATGGACCTCGCTGATTTCTACAATGACAGAGAAGGCTCTGATTTGGCTCGCAG GCTTCTTCAGAATCCTAGTGAGTATATGCAACCATTGGTTGATGCTTTAACCGATATGATCCGGACCCATAATCCCAAGTACCTCAAAGAAGGCGAGCAAGTCTTGGTTGGGTTTACTGGTCCTTTTGTTTCGAGGAGAGTAACCCCAAGAGAGCTGTTGTCCCGTTTCATTGGTTCCATGGTTTGCGTTGAAGGCATTGTTACCAAGT GTTCTCTTGTGAGGCCAAAGGTTGTAAAGAGCGTCCACTTTTGTCCGACAACTGAGAAATTTACGGCCCGTGAATACAGAGATATCACATCGAATGTTGGTCTGCCAACTGGTTCTGTGTACCCGACACGG GATGATAATGGCAATTTGCTAGTTACTGAGTACGGTTTATGCACATACAAAGATCATCAAACTTTATCAATGCAAGAGGTGCCTGAAAATTCTGCTCCTGGTCAACTTCCTAGAACAGTGGATATAGTCGTAGAGGATGATCTTGTTGATTCATGCAAGCCTGGAGACCGTGTAGCAGTTGTTGGGGTATACAAAGCTCTTCCTAGTAAAAGCCAAGGAAGCATGAATGGTGTATTCAG AACAATCCTCATAGGTAACAATGTGTCTCTCCTGAACAAGTCAGCAAATGCACCAAACTACACAGAGAAAGTCCTGAAAGACATCAAGAATATTTCTGTTAAAGATGATGCTTTTGATCTTCTTGCTAATTCACTGGCACCATCTATTTATGGGCATTTGTGGATAAAGAAAGCAGTTGTTCTGCTCATGCTTGGTGGAATTGAAAAGAACTTGAAAAATGGGACTCACTTAAGAGG TGATATAAACATGATGATGGTTGGTGATCCATCTGTTGCCAAGTCTCAGCTGCTGAGAGCAATTATGAATATTGCTCCGTTAGCAATATCAACTACTGGTCGTGGTTCTTCTGGAGTTGGTTTGACAGCTGCAGTTACTTCTGATCAAGAAAcag GAGAAAGAAGGCTAGAAGCTGGTGCCATGGTACTTGCTGACAGAGGTGTTGTTTGCATTGATGAGTTTGATAAAATGAATGACCAAGATCGAGTTGCTATACATGAGGTTATGGAACAGCAGACTGTAACCATTGCTAAAGCAGGAATTCATGCATCCTTGAATGCTCGATGCAGTGTAGTTGCAGCTGCAAATCCCATATATGGTTCT TACGACCGATCATTAACTCCAACGAAGAACATTGGACTTCCAGACTCACTGCTCTCTCGTTTTGATTTGTTGTTTATTGTTCTGGATCAAATGGATCCTGGGGTTGATCGTCAAATTTCTGAGCATGTTTTGCGCATGCATCGGTATCGTTCTCCAATAGATGGAG GTAGCTCAACACTAGATAATGATTCAAGATATGAAGAGCAAAATGACAAGGATGAAATGCCCGTCTATGTTAAGTATAATCGGATGCTACATGGTAGAAATTCAACTCGGAGCAAGAAGGATACATTGACCATCCAGTTTCTCAAGACTTACATTCATTACGCAAAAAACAGGATCCATCCTGAGCTGACTGATGAG GCATCTGATAACATAGCTACTGCTTATGCCGAGCTTAGAAGTGCCAGTTCGAATGCAAAG ACTGGAGGAGGAACACTTCCAATTACTGCCAGAACTTTGGAAACAATTATTCGGCTCTCAACTGCCCATGccaagctgaagttgagaagaCAG GTTTTGAAGTCTGATGTAGAAGCTGCTCTTCAAGTTCTACATTTTGCCATATAtcatcaagaactgactgagaTGGAGGAACGTGAGCAAGAGAGAGCAAAGGAATTGGGGAAGAAGCGCAGTACTGACCATGATGGAGGTAACAATGCTTCAGCTCGTAAACGCAGAGCTGAGCATGATGCAGGTGATGAATCAGCTGATCATGAAGCCGGGGGAGTAGG TGAAGCGATGGAAACTGATGATACTCCAGCAGCTGAAATCAGCACATCTCCTGAGAG ATTGCAAGCATTCAGTGCAGCACTTGGTAGGCACAGGAACTTACAACACGTGGAACAAATTCCAGTTGCTGATGTGGAGAATGTTGTCAACAATGGGGCGACTGTACCTTACTCAAAGGCGGAGATAGAGAAATTATTAAAG ATGATGGAAGAGAAAGGCCAATTGTGGGTACACAGTGATACCAATGTAGTTTACTTCATGTAA
- the LOC107011445 gene encoding DNA replication licensing factor MCM3 homolog 2 isoform X1, with the protein MDLSDEVRATHKRTFLKFFEQTELDTELKKEFESMINNNRRRVIMDLADFYNDREGSDLARRLLQNPSEYMQPLVDALTDMIRTHNPKYLKEGEQVLVGFTGPFVSRRVTPRELLSRFIGSMVCVEGIVTKCSLVRPKVVKSVHFCPTTEKFTAREYRDITSNVGLPTGSVYPTRDDNGNLLVTEYGLCTYKDHQTLSMQEVPENSAPGQLPRTVDIVVEDDLVDSCKPGDRVAVVGVYKALPSKSQGSMNGVFRTILIGNNVSLLNKSANAPNYTEKVLKDIKNISVKDDAFDLLANSLAPSIYGHLWIKKAVVLLMLGGIEKNLKNGTHLRGDINMMMVGDPSVAKSQLLRAIMNIAPLAISTTGRGSSGVGLTAAVTSDQETGERRLEAGAMVLADRGVVCIDEFDKMNDQDRVAIHEVMEQQTVTIAKAGIHASLNARCSVVAAANPIYGSYDRSLTPTKNIGLPDSLLSRFDLLFIVLDQMDPGVDRQISEHVLRMHRYRSPIDGGSSTLDNDSRYEEQNDKDEMPVYVKYNRMLHGRNSTRSKKDTLTIQFLKTYIHYAKNRIHPELTDEASDNIATAYAELRSASSNAKTGGGTLPITARTLETIIRLSTAHAKLKLRRQVLKSDVEAALQVLHFAIYHQELTEMEEREQERAKELGKKRSTDHDGGNNASARKRRAEHDAGDESADHEAGGVGGSEAMETDDTPAAEISTSPERLQAFSAALGRHRNLQHVEQIPVADVENVVNNGATVPYSKAEIEKLLKMMEEKGQLWVHSDTNVVYFM; encoded by the exons ATGGATCTAAGCGACGAGGTTAGGGCTACGCATAAGCGAACTTTCCTCAAGTTCTTCGAACAAACT GAACTGGACACGGAGCTGAAGAAGGAATTTGAATCTATGATCAACAACAATAGGCGTCGTGTCATTATGGACCTCGCTGATTTCTACAATGACAGAGAAGGCTCTGATTTGGCTCGCAG GCTTCTTCAGAATCCTAGTGAGTATATGCAACCATTGGTTGATGCTTTAACCGATATGATCCGGACCCATAATCCCAAGTACCTCAAAGAAGGCGAGCAAGTCTTGGTTGGGTTTACTGGTCCTTTTGTTTCGAGGAGAGTAACCCCAAGAGAGCTGTTGTCCCGTTTCATTGGTTCCATGGTTTGCGTTGAAGGCATTGTTACCAAGT GTTCTCTTGTGAGGCCAAAGGTTGTAAAGAGCGTCCACTTTTGTCCGACAACTGAGAAATTTACGGCCCGTGAATACAGAGATATCACATCGAATGTTGGTCTGCCAACTGGTTCTGTGTACCCGACACGG GATGATAATGGCAATTTGCTAGTTACTGAGTACGGTTTATGCACATACAAAGATCATCAAACTTTATCAATGCAAGAGGTGCCTGAAAATTCTGCTCCTGGTCAACTTCCTAGAACAGTGGATATAGTCGTAGAGGATGATCTTGTTGATTCATGCAAGCCTGGAGACCGTGTAGCAGTTGTTGGGGTATACAAAGCTCTTCCTAGTAAAAGCCAAGGAAGCATGAATGGTGTATTCAG AACAATCCTCATAGGTAACAATGTGTCTCTCCTGAACAAGTCAGCAAATGCACCAAACTACACAGAGAAAGTCCTGAAAGACATCAAGAATATTTCTGTTAAAGATGATGCTTTTGATCTTCTTGCTAATTCACTGGCACCATCTATTTATGGGCATTTGTGGATAAAGAAAGCAGTTGTTCTGCTCATGCTTGGTGGAATTGAAAAGAACTTGAAAAATGGGACTCACTTAAGAGG TGATATAAACATGATGATGGTTGGTGATCCATCTGTTGCCAAGTCTCAGCTGCTGAGAGCAATTATGAATATTGCTCCGTTAGCAATATCAACTACTGGTCGTGGTTCTTCTGGAGTTGGTTTGACAGCTGCAGTTACTTCTGATCAAGAAAcag GAGAAAGAAGGCTAGAAGCTGGTGCCATGGTACTTGCTGACAGAGGTGTTGTTTGCATTGATGAGTTTGATAAAATGAATGACCAAGATCGAGTTGCTATACATGAGGTTATGGAACAGCAGACTGTAACCATTGCTAAAGCAGGAATTCATGCATCCTTGAATGCTCGATGCAGTGTAGTTGCAGCTGCAAATCCCATATATGGTTCT TACGACCGATCATTAACTCCAACGAAGAACATTGGACTTCCAGACTCACTGCTCTCTCGTTTTGATTTGTTGTTTATTGTTCTGGATCAAATGGATCCTGGGGTTGATCGTCAAATTTCTGAGCATGTTTTGCGCATGCATCGGTATCGTTCTCCAATAGATGGAG GTAGCTCAACACTAGATAATGATTCAAGATATGAAGAGCAAAATGACAAGGATGAAATGCCCGTCTATGTTAAGTATAATCGGATGCTACATGGTAGAAATTCAACTCGGAGCAAGAAGGATACATTGACCATCCAGTTTCTCAAGACTTACATTCATTACGCAAAAAACAGGATCCATCCTGAGCTGACTGATGAG GCATCTGATAACATAGCTACTGCTTATGCCGAGCTTAGAAGTGCCAGTTCGAATGCAAAG ACTGGAGGAGGAACACTTCCAATTACTGCCAGAACTTTGGAAACAATTATTCGGCTCTCAACTGCCCATGccaagctgaagttgagaagaCAG GTTTTGAAGTCTGATGTAGAAGCTGCTCTTCAAGTTCTACATTTTGCCATATAtcatcaagaactgactgagaTGGAGGAACGTGAGCAAGAGAGAGCAAAGGAATTGGGGAAGAAGCGCAGTACTGACCATGATGGAGGTAACAATGCTTCAGCTCGTAAACGCAGAGCTGAGCATGATGCAGGTGATGAATCAGCTGATCATGAAGCCGGGGGAGTAGG TGGTAGTGAAGCGATGGAAACTGATGATACTCCAGCAGCTGAAATCAGCACATCTCCTGAGAG ATTGCAAGCATTCAGTGCAGCACTTGGTAGGCACAGGAACTTACAACACGTGGAACAAATTCCAGTTGCTGATGTGGAGAATGTTGTCAACAATGGGGCGACTGTACCTTACTCAAAGGCGGAGATAGAGAAATTATTAAAG ATGATGGAAGAGAAAGGCCAATTGTGGGTACACAGTGATACCAATGTAGTTTACTTCATGTAA